One window of Nostoc sp. UHCC 0926 genomic DNA carries:
- a CDS encoding Npun_R1517 family heterocyst differentiation transcriptional regulator, with protein sequence MRAFKHEIHKLETGVYECEIHLKFRLIEEKGLLADRELLLQVLLDALSIGSDDFLETLQASVKVQEVSELKASPQMRRYLLRLRNSKALNRFA encoded by the coding sequence GTGAGAGCATTCAAGCATGAAATTCATAAGCTAGAAACGGGAGTATACGAATGTGAAATCCATCTCAAATTCCGTTTAATAGAGGAGAAGGGTCTATTGGCAGATAGAGAACTACTCTTGCAGGTGCTGCTAGATGCTTTGAGTATAGGGTCTGATGACTTTTTGGAGACGCTGCAAGCGTCCGTTAAAGTCCAGGAAGTGTCCGAGTTAAAAGCCTCACCTCAAATGCGACGCTATCTGTTACGCTTACGCAATTCCAAAGCACTTAATCGTTTTGCATGA
- a CDS encoding helix-turn-helix transcriptional regulator, with protein MPLKPKSKLASLREKAGLTQVQLAVLVGVTPNTIQNWEKDNGLDQLERYLKLAELFGCNVSDLVEYVPVPEEEKSKSKGFSLEELGELRERWGTSTKAKTPYFDSKPESQTKVDKNQSSV; from the coding sequence ATGCCTTTAAAACCAAAGTCAAAGCTTGCCAGCCTCCGCGAAAAGGCAGGACTAACGCAGGTTCAGCTAGCGGTTCTGGTTGGTGTAACCCCAAATACTATTCAAAATTGGGAAAAAGACAACGGACTTGATCAACTGGAGCGATACCTGAAGCTTGCAGAGCTTTTTGGCTGTAATGTATCAGACCTGGTGGAGTATGTTCCTGTACCAGAAGAAGAAAAATCCAAATCTAAGGGCTTTTCTTTGGAAGAACTAGGCGAACTGCGTGAGCGTTGGGGGACTAGTACAAAAGCTAAAACGCCTTATTTTGATTCCAAGCCTGAGTCTCAGACGAAGGTGGATAAAAACCAATCTTCAGTTTAG
- a CDS encoding J domain-containing protein, which produces MPTAVNYAAMTENITAYPLTWATMYPRTPWHGRKEARFEVEFEVARNHLLNELRLLDVDDFVISSSMRLRQDGLPYANLAEPDDPGVAVYFRIKKKNYVLCCDRWLKVKDNLRAIGLHIAAMRGMERWGVGSLEQAFMGYQALPPGADFSKTKWWEVLGVDVRASDDAVKAAYRKLARKYHPDGGSSPDSEKMAVINIAYEEAKKAGYKCGDYDW; this is translated from the coding sequence ATGCCTACGGCAGTAAACTACGCAGCAATGACAGAAAACATTACAGCCTATCCTCTCACCTGGGCAACTATGTATCCTAGAACTCCTTGGCATGGGCGCAAAGAAGCTCGATTTGAAGTCGAGTTTGAAGTTGCCCGTAATCACTTGCTCAATGAGCTTAGGTTATTGGATGTTGATGATTTTGTTATCTCCAGTAGCATGAGATTACGTCAAGACGGATTACCTTATGCTAATCTCGCAGAGCCAGACGATCCAGGTGTTGCAGTTTACTTCAGAATTAAAAAGAAAAACTATGTTTTGTGCTGCGATCGCTGGCTCAAAGTAAAGGATAATCTTCGAGCTATCGGCTTGCACATTGCAGCTATGCGCGGAATGGAACGCTGGGGAGTAGGAAGTTTAGAACAAGCGTTTATGGGATATCAAGCCTTACCACCGGGGGCAGATTTCAGTAAAACAAAATGGTGGGAAGTGCTGGGCGTTGATGTTCGCGCCTCTGATGACGCAGTTAAAGCAGCTTACCGCAAATTAGCACGAAAGTATCATCCAGATGGTGGTAGCTCACCTGATTCTGAAAAAATGGCAGTAATTAATATTGCTTATGAAGAAGCAAAGAAAGCTGGTTACAAGTGCGGTGATTATGATTGGTAG
- a CDS encoding ATP-binding protein, translated as MLATGAIVAVNGLNPLSLLTLGIGGVLAMSSDKLLRIYAPNLTSKLSSKNETQELTTEIIPTPGEKCLAGVPPVVATSGEFRIYRQAELNRTTASLLANGAILIAGEDGSGKSVLAVAVVEKLQADGFMVAFIEPATPKQMLLEIAHQFDIPTEDLEGKSLTADKLKRTIAGFLEENTAFLVLDDAHCCDAKFRMWLKQLCKSGVPMLLLATDPPRKDVFINIPRIELKPLPEQAIREIMIQAAAERAIALKPSELSKLQERASGNPMLAARAVDEEYLGLDVESGDHRRYFDITPLILLIGIGFVIVRLIGRGTNDQALYIFGGIAAAVFMGLSRILYNLPRENQRIQ; from the coding sequence ATGCTGGCAACTGGGGCGATTGTTGCTGTTAATGGGCTAAATCCCTTATCACTGCTGACATTAGGCATAGGGGGAGTGTTAGCGATGTCTAGCGACAAGCTGCTTCGCATCTACGCCCCAAATCTCACCTCAAAACTTTCCTCTAAGAATGAGACTCAGGAACTAACAACTGAAATCATACCCACGCCTGGAGAGAAGTGCCTTGCGGGGGTTCCCCCCGTTGTGGCAACTTCGGGAGAGTTTCGCATTTATCGACAAGCAGAACTCAACCGGACTACAGCCTCACTTCTAGCAAATGGGGCTATTCTCATAGCTGGCGAGGATGGGAGTGGTAAGTCTGTACTAGCGGTCGCAGTTGTGGAAAAGCTACAAGCCGATGGCTTCATGGTGGCATTTATTGAACCGGCAACACCCAAGCAGATGCTCTTGGAAATTGCCCACCAGTTCGACATACCTACCGAGGATTTGGAGGGAAAATCATTAACAGCTGACAAACTGAAAAGGACGATCGCTGGATTCTTAGAGGAAAACACAGCCTTTCTCGTCCTCGATGACGCTCACTGTTGCGATGCCAAATTTAGGATGTGGCTTAAACAGTTATGTAAAAGTGGTGTGCCTATGCTGCTTTTAGCGACAGATCCCCCGCGCAAAGATGTCTTTATTAATATCCCTCGTATTGAATTGAAACCATTGCCTGAACAGGCAATTAGGGAAATCATGATCCAAGCAGCGGCGGAGAGAGCGATCGCTCTTAAACCCTCGGAATTATCCAAACTCCAGGAAAGAGCCAGTGGTAATCCCATGCTGGCGGCAAGAGCCGTGGACGAGGAATACTTAGGGCTAGACGTAGAGTCCGGCGACCATCGCCGCTACTTTGACATCACGCCCTTGATACTGCTGATTGGGATTGGATTCGTGATTGTACGCCTGATTGGCAGAGGAACGAACGACCAAGCACTTTATATATTTGGAGGTATCGCCGCCGCTGTATTTATGGGTTTATCCCGCATTCTATATAATTTGCCACGCGAAAATCAGAGGATACAGTAA
- a CDS encoding metal-dependent hydrolase, giving the protein MLGISHLLISGTATSLLLGTASPTIIAVGAIAGLLPDIDISTSPAGRVFPWISSFFESRMPHRSCTHSLVASGAIAVVGYGAALFNPSFLNLAHALSVGYFFGWFADVFTRGGVEMFWPSPVRCVCPGNRNLRLRTGSNAEYFILILLIAIALAVFNVNNSGGILTQFNRLIASPSGVQHIFNESGSTHLIKANIKGVRTGDRSRINGQYLIIQVQGTGFLVQSDDGRIYKASTEPDSQIFLEEITADVGRPAITNIEALTLEDEPIGSAIAQFNRTGAMVFVTGQLTVDGLETSDLPRDPYQFPVIKATDTNITLEAAPLAIVQKSLSEEFATGQLQVRVINSASQ; this is encoded by the coding sequence ATGCTAGGAATTTCGCACCTATTGATTAGTGGCACAGCTACCAGTTTGCTCCTTGGAACAGCCAGCCCGACTATTATCGCAGTGGGTGCGATCGCTGGTTTACTCCCTGATATCGACATCAGCACCTCACCCGCCGGCCGTGTCTTCCCGTGGATAAGCAGTTTTTTTGAAAGCAGGATGCCACACCGCAGCTGCACTCATAGTTTGGTTGCCAGTGGTGCGATCGCAGTTGTTGGATATGGCGCAGCGCTATTTAATCCCAGCTTCCTCAATCTCGCTCACGCCCTGAGTGTAGGCTATTTTTTTGGGTGGTTTGCTGACGTGTTTACTCGCGGCGGTGTGGAAATGTTCTGGCCCAGCCCCGTAAGGTGTGTTTGCCCCGGCAATCGGAACTTGAGGCTGAGAACTGGGAGTAATGCTGAGTATTTCATCCTTATATTGCTGATTGCGATCGCTCTCGCCGTGTTTAACGTTAACAACTCAGGAGGAATTTTAACCCAATTCAATCGCCTGATTGCTTCCCCCTCTGGTGTACAACACATTTTCAACGAGTCAGGGTCAACTCATTTAATCAAAGCCAACATTAAAGGGGTCAGGACAGGCGATCGCTCTAGGATAAATGGGCAATATCTAATTATCCAGGTACAGGGAACGGGTTTTTTAGTGCAGAGTGACGACGGCAGGATTTACAAGGCATCGACTGAACCCGACAGCCAAATATTCTTAGAGGAAATAACGGCGGATGTTGGACGACCAGCAATCACCAACATTGAAGCGCTGACTCTGGAGGATGAACCGATTGGGAGTGCGATCGCACAATTTAATCGCACTGGGGCAATGGTTTTTGTAACTGGACAGCTAACGGTTGATGGGCTGGAAACTTCAGATTTACCCCGTGACCCGTATCAATTCCCTGTTATTAAGGCAACTGATACTAACATCACCCTAGAAGCTGCACCCCTTGCAATTGTCCAGAAAAGCCTAAGTGAAGAATTCGCCACAGGACAACTACAAGTGAGGGTGATTAATAGCGCCAGTCAATAA
- a CDS encoding ATP-binding protein, with product MPPKPLPTATLKPNQSKKSTTESATDGILLGDKVYWNPANLPNGHIAIIGASGSGKTQTLKAIAYELPRFYPSVRCITIDFHGDQELPGEVCYPLNMESPYGINPLVVDLDTKGGGPSLQAIAVSAILKKALTMGDNQQGAMIDVLITCYKQRGIIQDDPTTWKREPPTFADVREEINSRIESGCKESSKIALKLAAMFEYGIFTRLQPSLDAQIIRFDLSALGKVPGLGAIAAETLIKQVMDSHRIMGEIKEKIPRSYLFIDECKEAKDSKTLDLVFADGRKYGLGAAVGSQKRKDMSDDVIMNSSTKIILAVDQTEVKRIAKDFRFAEGLVSQLQPLEALVRMGSNGEKCRIKPFYERI from the coding sequence ATGCCCCCTAAACCACTACCAACAGCTACTTTAAAGCCTAATCAATCTAAGAAAAGTACTACAGAGTCAGCAACAGACGGTATTTTACTAGGTGACAAAGTTTACTGGAATCCTGCAAACCTACCTAATGGTCACATTGCTATCATTGGCGCTTCTGGGAGTGGTAAGACACAGACATTAAAAGCGATCGCTTATGAACTTCCGCGCTTCTATCCGAGTGTACGCTGCATAACGATTGATTTTCATGGTGATCAGGAACTTCCTGGCGAGGTGTGCTACCCGCTCAACATGGAATCACCTTATGGAATTAACCCGTTAGTTGTTGACCTTGACACCAAGGGCGGGGGCCCATCACTGCAAGCGATCGCAGTCTCAGCCATTCTCAAAAAAGCCCTTACAATGGGCGACAATCAGCAAGGAGCCATGATCGATGTCCTCATTACCTGTTATAAGCAGCGTGGAATTATTCAGGATGACCCCACCACTTGGAAGCGTGAACCTCCCACTTTTGCTGATGTACGAGAGGAGATAAACAGCAGGATTGAGAGTGGTTGCAAAGAATCATCTAAAATTGCCCTCAAACTCGCGGCGATGTTTGAGTATGGAATATTTACCCGTCTTCAGCCGTCACTTGATGCTCAGATTATTCGCTTTGATTTATCGGCACTAGGAAAGGTGCCGGGACTCGGTGCGATCGCAGCCGAGACATTAATAAAACAGGTAATGGACTCTCACCGCATCATGGGAGAAATTAAGGAGAAAATTCCCAGAAGTTATTTATTTATTGATGAATGCAAAGAGGCAAAAGATTCAAAAACACTAGATTTAGTATTTGCAGATGGTCGAAAATATGGGCTAGGTGCTGCGGTAGGCTCTCAAAAAAGAAAAGATATGAGTGATGACGTAATCATGAATAGCTCAACGAAAATTATCTTGGCAGTTGATCAAACTGAGGTTAAACGAATAGCTAAAGATTTTAGATTTGCCGAAGGCTTGGTTAGTCAGTTACAACCATTAGAAGCCTTAGTACGTATGGGAAGTAACGGAGAAAAATGTAGAATTAAGCCGTTTTATGAAAGAATTTAA
- a CDS encoding thermonuclease family protein, which yields MKISQLHINKIFISLSLVAIAVSGCNKLHNDVQFGGSNEFTPMSNSEEWQVIRVSDGDTIVVRQMDGREKKLRFCGIDANESKQEGGQEAKAYLKKLLDQTEGRVMITPVDTDRYNRTVAEVFTSLKDGSEQFIQEEMLKAGMARAYPQYISSCPNKDAILKAEQIGKQNRVGIWANPNSIPPWEWRKKERQSRGN from the coding sequence ATGAAAATTTCCCAACTTCATATAAACAAAATTTTTATTTCACTTTCTCTAGTTGCGATCGCTGTTAGTGGATGTAATAAATTACACAATGACGTCCAGTTCGGTGGAAGCAATGAATTTACACCTATGTCCAACTCTGAGGAGTGGCAGGTAATTAGGGTGAGTGATGGAGATACGATCGTAGTTCGTCAAATGGACGGGCGAGAGAAAAAGTTAAGATTCTGTGGTATCGATGCCAACGAAAGTAAACAAGAAGGTGGGCAAGAAGCTAAAGCTTACTTGAAGAAGCTTCTCGACCAAACAGAAGGTAGAGTAATGATTACTCCAGTTGATACTGATAGATATAATAGAACGGTTGCTGAAGTGTTCACATCTTTAAAAGATGGCTCTGAGCAGTTTATTCAAGAAGAAATGCTAAAGGCTGGAATGGCTAGAGCCTATCCTCAATACATATCTTCGTGTCCCAACAAAGACGCGATTCTGAAAGCCGAGCAAATAGGCAAACAGAATCGCGTTGGAATATGGGCTAATCCTAATTCAATTCCACCTTGGGAGTGGAGAAAGAAAGAACGTCAAAGCAGAGGTAATTGA
- a CDS encoding HNH endonuclease: MTIVFDPEKHFLGKLCRYGHEWQNTGKSLRIPIKSGYHRCAVCTDLHDRRHTGNTEHHKKVYSEYGKSWYEKNRDRLREQRKVYREVNSEKLKKRNADYRLANREKLLQSGRDYYQKNSDRVSLRVMAYRQTPKGRQVVLLSIKRHQQTLAYKHKHRLKESLRRARIRNNHSFSYELNEVFKKFDGECAYCCQETEKLTVDHFIPISLGGPDTLFNVLPACNRCNCSKHNHDPVKWYKSQPFYSKSRLSKILKVLGKTEANYNQLPLL; encoded by the coding sequence ATGACAATTGTATTTGATCCAGAGAAGCATTTTTTGGGTAAGCTCTGCCGTTATGGACATGAGTGGCAAAACACGGGCAAAAGCCTGAGAATTCCGATTAAGTCTGGATACCACAGATGTGCGGTCTGCACTGATCTGCATGACCGACGGCATACAGGAAATACTGAACATCATAAGAAGGTGTATTCCGAGTATGGCAAATCTTGGTATGAGAAGAACCGCGATCGCTTGAGAGAGCAACGCAAAGTTTATCGTGAGGTTAATAGCGAAAAACTTAAAAAGCGTAATGCTGACTACCGCCTTGCTAATCGTGAGAAATTACTTCAATCTGGACGAGATTATTATCAAAAAAATAGTGATCGCGTTAGTTTGAGAGTTATGGCTTACCGACAAACTCCAAAGGGTCGTCAGGTTGTTTTGTTAAGCATTAAGCGTCACCAACAGACTTTGGCTTATAAACATAAGCACAGACTTAAAGAATCCTTGCGTAGAGCTAGAATTCGTAATAATCATAGCTTTAGTTATGAATTAAATGAAGTCTTCAAAAAATTTGATGGTGAATGCGCCTACTGTTGCCAGGAAACCGAAAAACTAACTGTAGATCACTTCATTCCAATTTCTCTTGGTGGCCCTGATACCTTGTTTAATGTCTTACCAGCTTGCAATCGCTGTAATTGTAGTAAACATAATCATGACCCTGTAAAGTGGTATAAAAGCCAACCATTTTACAGCAAGTCACGTTTATCAAAGATTTTGAAAGTTTTAGGTAAAACAGAGGCTAATTACAATCAATTACCTCTGCTTTGA
- a CDS encoding formylglycine-generating enzyme family protein, protein MSQMPENLEPQQPDVNSNQQADSSITNNEVKGNQNRVIQGNNNQSVTGGNNTVNQGNNNTQNINIITNNYYLEKVVNASVKSVEETKNTLQNKGCDFNAEPEKEVRARPKLKPSHRKYRFEYAEVVKPSGLFGFGRKPIINSHRKEAKYFIEDLGGGVELEMIAIPEGNFFMGSLEEKNATSSEFPRHLVSVNSFFIGKYPITQKQWKAVAYLPQINRPLVVDCSKFKGDSYPVEQICWDNAVEFCDRLSQKTNRDYRLPSEAEWEYACRAGTTTPFHFGDIITPELANYNYYEDTKSSREFFHNQTTPVDNFKFPNLLGLYDMHGLVWEWCMDHWHDSYKKAPNDGKAWVNNRDNQLRVIRGGSWADIPVNCRSASRKKARIDEQGNYLGFRVVCC, encoded by the coding sequence ATGAGTCAGATGCCTGAAAACTTGGAACCACAACAGCCTGACGTAAATTCAAATCAACAGGCTGATAGTTCTATAACTAATAATGAAGTTAAAGGTAATCAAAACCGAGTAATTCAAGGTAATAATAATCAATCTGTTACAGGTGGAAATAATACAGTAAATCAAGGGAATAACAATACCCAAAATATCAATATTATCACTAATAATTATTATTTAGAAAAAGTTGTGAACGCCTCTGTAAAATCTGTTGAAGAAACTAAAAACACTTTACAAAACAAAGGATGTGATTTCAATGCGGAACCAGAGAAAGAAGTCAGAGCGCGACCTAAACTTAAGCCTAGTCACCGAAAGTATCGGTTTGAATATGCAGAAGTAGTTAAGCCTTCTGGACTATTTGGATTCGGAAGAAAACCAATCATCAACTCTCACCGCAAGGAAGCTAAGTATTTTATCGAAGATTTAGGTGGGGGAGTGGAATTAGAGATGATCGCTATCCCAGAGGGAAATTTTTTTATGGGATCACTTGAAGAAAAAAATGCAACTAGCTCAGAATTTCCTCGACATCTGGTGTCTGTTAATTCCTTCTTTATAGGGAAATACCCCATTACTCAAAAACAATGGAAAGCTGTAGCTTACTTACCACAGATTAATCGTCCTTTAGTAGTTGATTGTTCTAAATTCAAGGGAGACAGCTATCCCGTAGAACAAATTTGCTGGGACAATGCTGTTGAATTTTGCGATCGCCTGTCCCAAAAGACAAATCGGGACTACCGATTGCCCAGTGAAGCTGAATGGGAATATGCCTGTCGTGCTGGAACTACTACCCCATTTCATTTTGGAGATATTATTACTCCTGAATTAGCGAACTATAACTATTATGAAGATACTAAATCTTCAAGAGAATTTTTTCATAATCAAACTACTCCTGTTGATAACTTTAAGTTTCCAAATCTCTTAGGGCTATATGATATGCACGGGTTAGTTTGGGAATGGTGCATGGATCACTGGCATGATAGCTACAAGAAAGCGCCCAATGATGGTAAAGCATGGGTCAACAATAGGGACAACCAACTTCGTGTAATTAGAGGAGGTTCTTGGGCTGATATTCCAGTAAATTGCCGTTCCGCATCTCGCAAAAAAGCTCGAATTGATGAACAAGGAAATTACCTTGGTTTTCGAGTAGTTTGCTGTTAA
- a CDS encoding pentapeptide repeat-containing protein, with amino-acid sequence MPQNFSGQNLRGRSFKGQNLEGANFSGADIRGADFTRAVLREAKFVDSEAGLQRRWLFIQLILSLLLSVVLTSSAVTLNAILVATFFAASVTKDYWFSYLFGAIVFLINTVIFVLIARQGFTNRTFGIAIVLVSVLLLIMGIVFSFGSTILAAEAFISAVAGIAASIVIVVAAVGVGKLAAITAIALSVINAVVITILAASASVRIGLVAVAAVAVGAGEIILFSNYVAWCAVKGDDKFLGIRALAIAFASIGGTRFYQADLTDANFTAATVKITDFRKAILTRTCFHQTKKLDHVRPGTTYLQNEQIRQLVITGKVENKDFERLDLRGLNLREANLENASFIDADFYQANLQGANLSGTKLVRTNLERTNLQGACLTGSCIQDWTISKGTKLDGIVCDYVYLKWLDGDKRDQMPPRGKFKEGGFVTFVKYILDTVELYHEKDINPRLALTVLEKMARDYDEPLNVVALGKRGDKVFIQVKVSENIIRENFKDDYYSRYDSTLKLWSGNIHQLPSAVNNFIENKINEIASERTDDFVFVDVAYVQGNYTQIYQGDTTVTGDRNINIRSGNYNECIEGDYIQGDKVNSMTNNPGGFSVGGSVGGNVNNVQGDNNRTVQGDNNQAVLGDGNQVTQQNQVGADTGESLTKEDVVKLLAQLETLIKGAELPADTKEEVIEDLSAAKKATDKEEPNKNRALERLGSVADTLDKTSKTVESGQKIWTVAKPIIVKIATWLGAAAGSHLLGL; translated from the coding sequence ATGCCCCAGAACTTCTCCGGTCAAAATCTCCGTGGGCGCTCCTTCAAGGGACAAAACCTTGAGGGGGCAAATTTTAGCGGTGCAGATATCCGAGGGGCAGATTTTACCCGTGCCGTTCTAAGAGAAGCCAAATTTGTTGATTCAGAAGCTGGTCTACAAAGACGATGGCTGTTTATTCAACTTATCCTATCGTTATTACTATCAGTTGTATTGACATCTTCAGCGGTAACACTAAATGCCATCCTTGTAGCTACATTTTTTGCAGCATCAGTGACTAAAGATTATTGGTTTAGCTATCTTTTCGGTGCAATCGTATTCCTTATAAATACAGTTATCTTCGTCTTGATCGCCCGTCAAGGTTTCACAAATAGAACATTTGGAATCGCTATAGTTCTAGTTTCAGTACTGCTTTTAATCATGGGTATAGTTTTTTCCTTCGGATCAACTATACTAGCAGCAGAAGCATTTATATCAGCAGTAGCAGGAATTGCAGCATCAATAGTAATCGTGGTAGCAGCAGTAGGCGTGGGAAAGTTAGCCGCGATTACAGCAATTGCGTTATCAGTCATAAACGCTGTTGTAATAACAATTTTAGCAGCAAGTGCGTCAGTGCGTATAGGTCTTGTTGCAGTTGCAGCTGTAGCCGTAGGTGCAGGTGAAATTATATTGTTCAGTAATTATGTAGCATGGTGTGCGGTTAAAGGCGACGATAAATTTTTGGGTATTCGTGCCTTAGCAATTGCATTTGCATCCATCGGTGGGACTCGATTTTATCAAGCTGATTTAACTGATGCTAACTTTACAGCCGCCACGGTCAAAATTACGGATTTTAGAAAAGCTATTTTGACTCGTACTTGTTTCCATCAAACCAAAAAACTTGACCACGTAAGACCTGGTACAACTTATCTTCAAAATGAACAAATACGGCAGTTGGTAATTACAGGAAAGGTAGAAAATAAAGACTTTGAACGCCTTGATTTACGAGGTCTAAATTTGCGTGAAGCCAATTTAGAAAATGCTAGTTTTATTGATGCAGATTTTTACCAGGCCAATCTGCAAGGAGCTAACTTATCGGGAACTAAACTGGTACGAACAAATCTTGAAAGAACTAACCTACAAGGTGCTTGCTTAACTGGAAGTTGTATCCAGGATTGGACAATTTCTAAAGGAACTAAGCTTGATGGAATCGTTTGTGATTACGTTTATTTGAAGTGGCTTGATGGAGATAAACGTGACCAAATGCCACCTAGAGGTAAATTCAAGGAAGGTGGCTTTGTTACTTTTGTCAAGTATATCTTAGACACTGTTGAGCTTTATCACGAGAAAGACATTAATCCCAGATTAGCTCTAACTGTTTTAGAAAAAATGGCTAGAGACTATGATGAGCCTCTGAATGTTGTAGCTCTTGGAAAAAGAGGAGATAAAGTTTTTATTCAGGTTAAGGTTTCTGAAAATATTATTCGGGAAAACTTCAAAGATGATTACTATTCGAGGTACGATTCAACCTTGAAATTATGGTCAGGAAATATCCATCAGTTACCATCTGCCGTAAATAATTTTATCGAGAATAAAATTAACGAAATTGCTTCAGAAAGAACAGATGATTTTGTTTTCGTTGATGTTGCTTACGTACAAGGAAATTACACCCAAATCTATCAAGGAGATACAACAGTGACAGGCGATCGCAATATCAACATACGTAGCGGCAACTATAACGAGTGTATTGAAGGTGATTATATACAAGGCGATAAGGTAAATAGTATGACTAATAACCCAGGTGGATTTTCAGTTGGTGGTTCAGTTGGCGGCAACGTCAACAATGTCCAAGGTGATAACAACCGCACAGTTCAGGGAGACAATAATCAGGCCGTCCTTGGTGATGGTAATCAAGTTACACAACAGAATCAAGTAGGTGCAGATACTGGAGAATCGCTGACTAAAGAAGATGTTGTCAAGTTACTGGCTCAACTGGAAACTTTAATTAAAGGGGCAGAATTACCAGCCGACACTAAAGAAGAAGTAATTGAAGATTTGAGTGCTGCCAAAAAAGCAACTGACAAAGAAGAACCAAATAAAAACCGAGCATTAGAACGTTTGGGAAGTGTGGCAGATACACTTGACAAAACTAGCAAAACTGTAGAATCAGGTCAGAAAATCTGGACAGTAGCCAAGCCGATTATTGTGAAAATCGCAACTTGGTTAGGTGCTGCGGCTGGTTCTCATCTGTTGGGATTGTAG
- a CDS encoding thermonuclease family protein: protein MEKNFNEEQLSSGNAYLYKQYAGKCPNKIAFGNAEAIAQSKKLGVWSGNYQKPWDYRKQQRSN, encoded by the coding sequence ATAGAAAAGAACTTTAATGAGGAGCAACTATCAAGCGGAAATGCATATTTATATAAGCAATATGCTGGGAAATGCCCTAATAAAATTGCTTTTGGAAATGCAGAGGCGATCGCACAGTCTAAAAAGCTGGGTGTTTGGTCGGGTAACTACCAAAAGCCTTGGGATTACCGCAAACAGCAACGTAGTAACTAA
- a CDS encoding single-stranded DNA-binding protein — MTPEQTNLWLEIQHRQMLALEQIADCLNTLAPKTAPNYQRNIEEFKRFDWSSIDATVERSDQYGAAIVTWKGYQFIRRSPSNKFGAAVWFSRCTGKDDAGENIYERLITFKPVSDKEVDPLPEKVSRYL, encoded by the coding sequence ATGACACCAGAACAAACTAACCTTTGGCTTGAAATTCAACATCGGCAAATGCTAGCGCTTGAGCAAATAGCCGACTGTTTAAATACACTGGCTCCCAAGACTGCACCAAACTATCAGCGAAACATTGAGGAATTTAAGCGTTTTGATTGGTCTAGCATTGATGCAACTGTTGAACGCTCAGACCAGTATGGAGCAGCTATAGTAACTTGGAAAGGATATCAGTTTATTAGGCGATCGCCATCTAATAAGTTTGGTGCTGCTGTTTGGTTCTCTCGCTGCACTGGCAAGGATGACGCAGGTGAGAATATCTACGAGCGGCTGATTACCTTTAAACCTGTTTCTGATAAAGAAGTCGATCCACTACCTGAGAAAGTTAGCCGTTATTTGTAG